The sequence below is a genomic window from Curtobacterium sp. MCPF17_002.
TCCGAGCGGCTCTACTGGACGTCGTGGACGGCGTACGTCCACGACCTGTCGGCCGGTCGTCCGTTCGAGCGGTGGTTCGCCTTCCTCGAGGCCACCAAGGCCGCGGCCCTCGGCGCCGGCGCGGTCGTCGCCGCGGTCACGTTGACGAGCGGGGGCCACGACGGGCTGCGGTGGCTGGTGCTCGCGAACGTGGTGACGAGCGTCGCCGCCGCGGTCGTGTTCGCCACGCAGCGCACCGGTGGTGTCCGTTCCGCGGAACCAGTCGGGCGGGCGGGCGACGACGTCCGGACGGGTTCCCTCCGCGAGTTCGCCGCCGACCGCTCGATGCGGCTCATCACGCTGGGGCAGTTCCTCCTCGGGCCGGCGATGGTGCTGCCGAACGTCGCGCTGAGCGTCCTGTTCATCGAGCGCTGGCACATGCCCGCCGCGGTCGCGCCCGTGCAGTTCGCGGTCGCGACCGGTCTCGCCGCGTGCCTGCAGACCTCGGTCACCCGCTGGGTCGCCGGCATCGACCGTGGCGTGCTCGTGGCCGTCGGTGCCGCCCTGACCGGGCTGACGGCGGTGCCGCTCATCGTGCTCCCGTCGCTCGACGGGCTCGCGGCGTGGTCGTACGTCGTGGCCGTCGCCGTGCTGCTGGCGATCGCGGACATGCTCGCGCTCCCGGCCGCGAACGCGGTGATGGCGGAGGCGCCGCACCCGAGGATCCGGGGCCGGGCGATCGGCGTCTTCCAGACGGCGGGTTCGGTGGGCATGGCACTGTTCCCGCTCACGCTCGGTCTGCTCGACACCGACGTCCCGTGGCTGCTCTGGGCCCTGACCGCGCTGGTCTTCGGGGCTGCGGCCTGGACGTGGCGAGCCGCTGTGGCGGGCCTGCCGTCGCGCGTCCGCGTGGCGACACCCGCTGACGCCGACGTCTGAGGGCCGCCACCCGCTCTGGCCTGGAGGCGCGGATCACGTGACCGACGTCGGTCACGTCCGCCGCGCCTCCAGTCAGACGCCCTGGCCGACGCTCGCCGCGTCGTCCACGTCGCGACGCGCGTCGACGCAGCCCTTGATGAGGAAGAGCGCGAGCAGTCCGAGGACCGGGTACAGGATGTTGAACACACCGGCGAACGCGATGAGCCCGGCACCACCGGACGTCGCCGACTGGCCATCGATCCCACCGGTGGCGAGGATCGTGGTCGGGTCGGTCGCCGCGTGCAGCAGGATCGCCGGGACGATGCTGCCCGTGACCCGCATCGACAGGTAGAGCATGACGCCGATCCCGAACGTGTAGACCACCGTGAGCAGCACCGTCAGGGGGTTCGCCCCCGAGATCGCGTTCGTTGCGTGCATGAGGCCGAACAGCAGCGACGACAGCAGTGCGACGACCCGCTCCGAGTGGTGTCCGCGACGGAGCAGGGTGACGGCGACCCCTCGGGCGATGAGCTCCTCGGTGAACCCGATGCACAGCCCGAGGAACAGCACCGCGAACACCACCGCGACCGAGTACGCCGACCAGTTCGTCGCGACGACCCGGACCACGACCGGCACGAGGAGGAGCGCCACCGCGATCCACATCCATCCGCGGCCGGCGATCGGCTGACGACCGAACACCTCGCGCTGCCAGCCGAGCGAGCGCACGAACGCGAGCGTCAGGATCCCCATCACGAGGATCGGCAGCGCCAGCCCGAGGACGACGTTCCCGGGCGACGACAGGATGTCGCCGGTGACGCCGCGGCCGACGGTGTGGGCGCTGAGCCACCCGACGCCCGTGTAGACCGCGAGGTACGCGACGACCGCGAGGACTGCGCGCCACCAGCCACCGCGGTCCCAGAACCGACGCCATCCGTTGTCGGTCCCTGCTCGGAGTCTTCGGTCGGTGGTGTCGGCCATCGCGTCTCGTTTCCCTGGGAACGTGGTCGGGCCAAGCATGGCAGCCCTCCTGCCCGCGGCCAACGGGCGCACTGGGGACACCGCCGGCCCACCCGCTACCGTTGTGCGCATGGGGACGACGGCGGAGTGGTCACGGCTGCCGGTGGGGCGCCTCGAGTACCGCCAGGACGTCGTGCTGGCGGTCGTGCTCGCCGGCGGGCTGACGATCACCACGTTCCTGTACGGGGCGTCCGGCGTCTACGGCGACGACCAGGCGACCTGGTGGGTGTCCGCGCTGGTGCTCCTGGCGAACGTGGTGCCGATCGCGTTCCGCCGGCGCTTCCCGATGAGCGTCGCCCTGGTGTCGGCGCTGGCGTTCGCGTCCACGCAGCTCTTCCACGTGCCCGAGGTCTTCCTCGTCAACTTCACGCTGTTCATCTCGCTGTACACGGTCGGGGCGTGGTGCTCCGACCGGGTCCGCGCCGAGGTCGTCCGCTGGGTCGTCATCGGCGGCATGTTCGCGTGGCTGTTCATCGCGATCTCCTTCGGCTGGGCGGTCCCGAACGCGCTGCCGAACGAGGCCGACGCGATCATCCCGCCCGCCATCGCCTACTCGCTGCTCAACATCGTGATCAACGTCATCTACTTCGGTGCCGCCTGGTACGCGGGCAACCGGGCGTGGGCGTCGGCCGTGGCGAGGCACCAGCTCGACGAGCGCACCGCTGAGCTCGCCGCAGAACGTGAACGGAGCGCGGCGCAGGCGATCACGATCGAACGCGTCCGGATCGCCCGCGAACTGCACGACGTCGTCGCCCACCACGTCTCGCTCATGGGCGTCCAGGCCGGTGCCGCGCGCCGCGTGATCGACCGCGACCCGGCCCAGGCGGCCGCCTCGCTCGGGGTGGTCGAGGAGAGCGCCCGCACCGCGGTCGAGGAACTGCGGCGGATGCTCGGCACGCTGCGTTCGGCGGACGAGGACACCGGAAGCGCCCCGAGCACCGAGGGACTCAGTCGGATCGGTGAGCTCGCGTACTCCGCACGGACGGCCGGGCACCCGACGGAGTACGTCGTCGTCGGCGAACCCCGGACCGTCCCACCGACGGTGTCCGCGGTGGCCTACCGGATCGCGCAGGAGGCCGTGACGAACGTCCTCAAGCACGCCGGCCCGAGCGCCCACGCCGACGTCCGCGTCCGGTACCTCGACGGCGGCGTCGAGGTCGAGGTCTGCGACGACGGCCACGGCGACCGGGCACCGCGGAACACGACCGGCAGCGGACTCGGCCACGTGGGCATGCGCGAACGCGTGGCCGCGGTGGACGGACGGATCGAGATCGGGCCACGCGCCCGGGGAGGCTACCTGGTGCGAGCATGGCTCCCGACGACCTGACCGTCGTGCTGGCCGACGACCAGGAACTCGTCCGGGCCGGCTTCCGCGTCATCCTCGAGTCCGAGCCGGGCTTCCGCGTGGTCGGCGAAGCGCGGGACGGTGCCGAGGCGGTCGACGTCGTC
It includes:
- a CDS encoding CPBP family intramembrane glutamic endopeptidase; the encoded protein is MADTTDRRLRAGTDNGWRRFWDRGGWWRAVLAVVAYLAVYTGVGWLSAHTVGRGVTGDILSSPGNVVLGLALPILVMGILTLAFVRSLGWQREVFGRQPIAGRGWMWIAVALLLVPVVVRVVATNWSAYSVAVVFAVLFLGLCIGFTEELIARGVAVTLLRRGHHSERVVALLSSLLFGLMHATNAISGANPLTVLLTVVYTFGIGVMLYLSMRVTGSIVPAILLHAATDPTTILATGGIDGQSATSGGAGLIAFAGVFNILYPVLGLLALFLIKGCVDARRDVDDAASVGQGV
- a CDS encoding sensor histidine kinase; the encoded protein is MGTTAEWSRLPVGRLEYRQDVVLAVVLAGGLTITTFLYGASGVYGDDQATWWVSALVLLANVVPIAFRRRFPMSVALVSALAFASTQLFHVPEVFLVNFTLFISLYTVGAWCSDRVRAEVVRWVVIGGMFAWLFIAISFGWAVPNALPNEADAIIPPAIAYSLLNIVINVIYFGAAWYAGNRAWASAVARHQLDERTAELAAERERSAAQAITIERVRIARELHDVVAHHVSLMGVQAGAARRVIDRDPAQAAASLGVVEESARTAVEELRRMLGTLRSADEDTGSAPSTEGLSRIGELAYSARTAGHPTEYVVVGEPRTVPPTVSAVAYRIAQEAVTNVLKHAGPSAHADVRVRYLDGGVEVEVCDDGHGDRAPRNTTGSGLGHVGMRERVAAVDGRIEIGPRARGGYLVRAWLPTT
- a CDS encoding MFS transporter produces the protein MFSIRARFRASFSTLTEHRFVTFAVLVDTIGAGLTLPLTIVYFTLTTDLSLAVIGVLSTAASLLALPVGLVGGVLTDRFGARASMITNNLLSAAGFTLYLVAHDPVVVFAAILLASASERLYWTSWTAYVHDLSAGRPFERWFAFLEATKAAALGAGAVVAAVTLTSGGHDGLRWLVLANVVTSVAAAVVFATQRTGGVRSAEPVGRAGDDVRTGSLREFAADRSMRLITLGQFLLGPAMVLPNVALSVLFIERWHMPAAVAPVQFAVATGLAACLQTSVTRWVAGIDRGVLVAVGAALTGLTAVPLIVLPSLDGLAAWSYVVAVAVLLAIADMLALPAANAVMAEAPHPRIRGRAIGVFQTAGSVGMALFPLTLGLLDTDVPWLLWALTALVFGAAAWTWRAAVAGLPSRVRVATPADADV